Genomic segment of Deltaproteobacteria bacterium:
GTCAGTCGTGAAATTACATAAGCAACAACAAACATGACGCCAAATGTTGCCAGAAAGCGGATATCACTTACGGCAAACGTAAAAAAGGGGGGCACAAAAAAGAAGTCGAAGGCGGCTACGCTCAGCAAGGTGGCAACTAGAGCGGGCCAGCGACTGGTACGCGTCGAGGTGACGACAATGCCCAGGAGATAGATCATTGCCACATCCGTCCTGTCTAGGTAGGGAAAGGTCAGACGCGCCACGACAGTGCTTAATGCAACGGCTCCAATACTCCAGTACCACTCTCGAGATTTGATTTTAGGCGATGAGGTCCTAGTATCCGGCTTAATGGAGTTTTCCGCTGCGTCTCCCGTGATCACATAGATATCTATGCTGCCGCTTCCCCTGATGATTTCGTCCAGCGGCGATCCAAAGAGCCTGTCCTTCCAGCGCGGGTGCATCGGCTTGCCAACAATGATCTTGGTGACATTACGCTGTCTGGCATAGCTAAGCAGCTCTTCGCTTACCTTTTGTCCCGTAAGCGTTGCGGTTTTCGCTCCCAGGTTTTCTGCCAGCCTCATATGGTCAGCCAGCAACTTAAGGTCGTGGTCCGACGGTTTGATCTGGGCAGGTGCTTCTACATGTACGGCAATCCACTCGGCTCGCAGGCCGGCGGCCATCCTGCGGGCCGCGCGAATGAGGCGAATTGAACGGGGGTTGGGGCTGATGCAGACGAGAATTCGCTCCGATGCCGGCCATATTTCTTGAACGCCTTTATCGCGCCGGTAGCATACCATCTGCTCTTCCACCCGCTCGGCGGTGCTCCTCAGGGCCAGCTCTCTCAAAGCGATCAGGTTGCCCTTGCGGAAAAAATTTTCGCTCGCCCTTTCCACCTGGTCGGGGATATAGACCTTGCCTTCTTTTAGACGTTGCAACAGATCCTCCGGCGGCAAGTCAATCAGCTCTATTTCGTCCGCCCGGTACAGGAAGGAGTCAGGGAATGTTTCCCGGACGACAACACCGGTAATTTGTTGTACAATGTCGTTAAGGCTCTCCAAGTGCTGCACATTGACTGTAGTGTAAACCGAAATACCCGTAGCAAGTAGCTCTTGGACATCCTGCCAGCGTTTCTTGTGCCTGGATCCGGGCACATTCGTGTGGGCTAATTCGTCAACGACAATCAGTGAGGGATTGCGGAGCAGGGCGGCATCGAGGTCAAACTCCCGAATTTCCCTGCCTCGATAGGAATGCATCCGACAAGGCAAGATTTCGAGACCCTCAAGAAAAGCCGCTGTCTCCTTTCTGCCATGGCTCTCCGCAATCCCGACAACGATATCAACGCCTTCTTCGCGTTGTTTCTGCGCGGCCGCCAACATCGCGTACGTCTTGCCCACTCCCGGTGCGGCGCCGAAGAATATCTTCAGTTTACCCTGGCTTAGACGCTCCTCCTCGGCCATCGCCTGGTCAAGGAGTTCGTCGGGATCGGGTCGTTTCGGTTCCATGTTGTCTCTATTCTGAAAGAATTACGTGTATATTGACCACGGTGCATTGTAACAAATTCAGCGCAGGGTATCCAGTGCCATATTTAACCGCAGAACATGCACCGTGGATTCACCTAATATTCCAAACTGTCTGTCCTCGATGTGTGCTCTGACAAGTGCTGCGACCTCCTTTTCACGGATACCACGTACCCTGGCCACGCGCGATACCTGGTATAGCGCGGCTGCCGGACTGATGTGCGGATCAAGTCCACTTCCGGAAGATGTTACGAGATCTGCCGGTATTGGCAGCAGATTATGGGGATCGGCAGCGCACAGAATAGCAATCCGTTTGAGCACGACCGTCTTCAGGTCAGGATTTGAAGGACCTAAATTCGAGCCTGTGGATGAAATCCCATTGTAAGGCACAGGCGTCGTTGCCGAAGGCCGTCCCCAGAAATACCTGAATTCCTCAAACGATTGACCGACAAGTTCCGAGGCGATTTTTTGTCCGTTCTTCTCAATAAGACTACCGTTTGCCTGACGTGAGAAGAGCACTTGCGCCACTCCCGTAACTGCAAGGGGATAAATGAGTCCCGTGAGCAGGCTTAGGACAAGAAGAAGTATAACCGCTGAGCGTATCTGTTGCCACATAGTCATTCCTTTTACGTCAAATGAAAAAATGCCAGGAGCATATCTATGGCCTTGATTCCGACAAAGGGGACGATCAGCCCGCCAACGCCATAGATAAGCAGATTGCGGCGGAGAATCCTGGCGGCACTCATCGGTCGGAACCTAACGCCGCGTAGAGCGAGGGGAATCAGGGCCACTATGATCAGGGCATTGAAGATGACCGCCGATAGGATAGCGCTTTGTGGTGTTGAAAGGGCCATGATATTCAGAACCGCCAAACCTGGATATATTCCCAAAAAGGCTGCCGGCAAGATGGCAAAGTATTTGGCCACGTCGTTGGCAATACTGAAGGTGGTGAGCGTACCCCGAGTCATGAGGAGTTGCTTGCCGATCTCAACGATCTCGATCAGTTTTGTGGGGTTGGAGTCAAGGTCAATGAGATTTCCGGCTTCCTTCGCCGCCTGCGTCCCCGTATTCATGGCTACGGCCACATCTGCCTGCGCCAACGCCGGCGCATCATTCGTTCCGTCGCCCGTCATCGCCACAAGATGTCCTTGAGCTTGATAGGTGCGTATCAGATTCAACTTCGCCTCCGGCAGCGCCTGGGCCAGGAAGTCGTCCACACCCGCTTCGGCGGCTACAGCGGCTGCCGTCAGCGGGTTATCACCGGTGATCATGACCGTGCGAATACCCATCCGGCGCAATTCCCCGAAGCGTTCGCGAATGCCGCCCTTCACCACATCGCTCAAGCGCACTACGCCCAAAACCTGCGAATCTTCCACAACAACAAGGGGGGTGCCGCCTCGTATCGCTATGTCTTCGACTATTGAGGTAACCTCATCAGGGTAATAGCCACCCCGATCTTTTAGGTAAGATTCTATCGCCTCGGCAGCTCCTTTGCGAATCTCCCGGTTGCCAAGATCGACACCGCTCATACGGCTCTTGGCCGTAAAGGGAATAAAATGAGCACCCAGTGTTTTAATATCCCGTTCGCGGATACCGTGGGATTTCTTGGATAGGATGACAATGCTGCGCCCCTCCGGTGTTTCATCGGCAAGCGAGGCAAGCTGGGCCGCATCAGCCAGTTTCTGAACGGATATTCCCGGCACTGGCAGAAATTCAGTTGCCTCGCGATTTCCTAATGTTATGGTGCCCGTTTTGTCGAGGAGCAGGACGTCTACATCGCCGGCTGCTTCTACGGCTTTACCGGACATGGCGATGACATTTGCCTGGATCATACGGTCCATTCCGGCGATGCCAATAGCAGAAAGAAGGCCACCGATGGTGGTAGGGATGAGGCATACCAGCAGGGCCACAATGACCGTCATGGTCGCCGGCGAACCCTGTCCTGTGGCCCTAACGCTGTAGATCGAGAAAGGGATCAGGGTTACCGTAGCAAGGAGAAAAATGAGTGTGAGACCGGCGAGTAGAATGCCGAGGGCGATTTCGTTGGGCGTTTTTTGACGTTTGGCCCCCTCCACCATGCTAATCATTTTATCGAGGAACGTTTCCCCAGGATTTGCCGTAATGCGGATGATCAGGGAGTCCGAAAGCACTCTTGTTCCACCCGTGACGGCACTTCTGTCTCCACCACTTTCCCTTATTACCGGAGCACTTTCACCCGTAATGGCGCTTTCGTCTACTGAGGCCACACCCACGACGACCTCTCCGTCTCCGGGAATGGTCTCACCCGCTTCAGCAAGCACCAGGTCCCCTTTTTTGAGCAGCGAACCAGGAACGATTTCTGCTTCAGCATGCCAATCAGCTCTGGAAAGACGCTTTGCCGTCACGTCGCGCCGCGAACCTTTCAGCGACCTGGCCTGTGCCTTCCCTCTTCCTTCTGCCATGGCTTCGGCAAAGTTGGCAAAAAGGACGGTAAACCATAACCAGAGGCTCACGCTGAGAATAAAGGACGCTCGTTCCTCTCCCTGTCCAAAGAGCGATAGAATGAAAAGAATTGTGGTAAAGATGCAGCCGATCTCCACAACGAACATTACTGGATTCTTGATAAGATGAAGGGGATTGAGTTTTAGAAAGGCATCGCAGATAGCCGGCCAGATAAACTTCTTGTCAAAGAGAGAAAATCCTTTTGTTTCCATGTTCCAAATCCTCTATTTTTTATGGAGTCCAGGAAAAATATTCGGCAATCGGTCCCAAAGCAAGGGCGGGAATAAACGTGAGTGCCCCAACAAGAATAATTACGACCAAGAGAAAGAAAACGAATAGCGGCGTATGGGTGGGCAAGGTGCCGGCGCCAACGGGTACATGTCTCTTACGGGCCAGTGATCCTGCTGTTGCCAGCACAGGTATGATAAGCCAGAATCGCCCGATGAGCATGACCATGCCAAGCGCTATATTATAAAAAAGTGTGTTGGCGTTCAATCCGGCAAAGGCGCTGCCGTTATTGTTTGCCGCAGAGGAAAAGGCGTAGAGCACCTCGGAGAATCCATGCGGGCCGGTGTTCGATATTCCGGACAAACCTACCTTTGTCACCACGGCAACGGCTGTACCGACAAGAATAAGGACCGCTGGAATGAGAATAACGAGGGATGCCATCTTTATCTCGTAAGCTTCAATCTTCTTGCCGAGATATTCCGGTGTCCGTCCCACCATAAGTCCCGCCACGAAAACGGTGATGATAACAAACATCAGCATCCCGTACAGGCCCGAGCCGACACCTCCGAAAATAATTTCACCAAGCTGTATTAGCCAGAGAGGAGCCAATCCACCCAGAGGCGTAAATGAATCGTGCATCCCATTGACAGATCCATTGGAGGCGGCCGTCGTGACGACCGCCCAGAGAGCGGAATTCACGATGCCGAATCGCACCTCCTTGCCTTACATGTTGCCGCCGGATTGCAGTTCCCCCGCATTCTGATCTATGTTCATACCGTACAGCGACACATTACCCGTCTGCTCACTGGATAGACAAAGGCCGAGAAGCGGCAAGAGAATTAATATCATAGTAGCCAGCAGCGCCCACCCTTGCTTCCTGTCCCCCACCATCTTGCCAAAGGTAAAACAAAGGGCCGCCGGGATTAGCAAAATTGCCAGCATCTCCAGAAAATTGGACAGCGGTGTCGGATTTTCCAGCGGATGCGATGAGTTAGCGTTAAAAAAGCCGCCGCCGTTAGTCCCCAGCTGCTTGATAGCCACCTGACTGGCGGCGGGCCCCAAGGCGATCCTCTGTTCAGTTACAATATTACTCTTTTCATCCCTTGTCTGTTCCATGAGCGGCACCCTGACGGAACCGTCCAACGTTTGCACGACGCCCTGCGATACGAGGATGAGAGCCATGAATAATGACAACGGCAGGAGGATATAGACCACTGATCTGGTCAAGTCCACCCAGATGTTTCCGATGGTCTGTGCAGAGGTTCTCTTAAGGCCACGGATGAGCGCGACAAGAACGGCCATGCCCGTTCCCGCGGAAACAAAATTTTGGGCGGTAAGGCCCATCATCTGCGTGAAAAAACTCATCGTTGCTTCGCCGCCATAAGCCTGCCAATTCGTATTGGTCACAAAACTTATGGCGGTATTGAAGGCGAGATCGGGAGCAACGGCAGACATGCCCTGCGGATTGAGTGGTAACATTCCCTGGAATCGCTGCAATAAATAAACGGCCAGGCATCCTGCCAGATTGAAAATGAGCAGGCCCCCGGCATAGGTCTTCCAGGACATTTCCCGGTCCGGATCAATGCCACAGCATCGGTAGATCAACCTTTCGAGTGGACCGGCAAATTTGGTTAGAAAAAAAGGTTCGCCTGAGTAGATCTTGGCCATGTAGTGCCCAAGTGGTATTGCCGCTGCAAGAAGGATGATAAAATACAGCGCAACTTGAAGAAATCCCTGGGCGTTCATGAGAATAACTCCGGTCTGAGCAGGGCCGTAAAGAGATAAACGACAAGTCCGATGACAATAATCAAGCCGATAACGTAGAGTGCTGTCATGGTAAATTACCTCAAAATATTATCAGAATCCCTGATAAGCAACCATAGCCTTATTTGCCCGTTTTCCCTGCCTGCACCGGCCAGTCTTCATTATATTCAATGAGAAAATGAAATATTAAAATATACCCGGCAACTTTAACATGTTATATACCATCACCCCGATCGACAAGCGATCCAGCCAGGAAGACATGGCCATCCTCTTTACGGAACCGATGAGTTGTCCGGAGGATGCACTGGCGCTTACACATGCCAATAGTTTTTCTTTTGCGGGTACCGAGCTATTGCCCATCGTTGTTACCCCCTATTTAGTTTTATGATAACAGTTAGTATGTAAAGATAATGTTAAGATCAACGATAGGGACATAAAAATTTTGTAAAGAATCATGCCGAACAATTCAGATGAAAATGTTATTTTTGTTTTGCTATACTTGAGCGACCGGTAGCCCATGCTTTGAAAGAAAATGATTTATATGATCAAGATTGCGAGGGTAGGATTTCTTTTGATGACTCAGCCAGCTTGAAAGTTGATCAGGATCCCTGCCTATCAATTTTCCTAACTCACGTAAGCTCAACCCCTTGATCTTCTTAAAATAGGATAGCCTTCCCAGAACATCTCTTTGACAATCAAACGGTACATAACCTAAAAATCCTATAATCTTCGGCATATGTTTGATTTCCGGTTCATGGCCACTACCTTCCCAATTGTAAACAGTACACTCTGAAACCCCGATCATGTCAGCCACATCCTTTTGGAAAAGCTTTCTATCCATCCTATGCTTTCGAATATGTTCACCAATTTTTTTGGGGCCGGATATCCAGGGTCTGAAACTATTTGACCGGTCTTTTTATAGCTGTTACTTCGGGCACCGTAAATATCAAAGCCCACAAACCCTTTGTGACCCGCAGCTTCGATATCCTCTTAATGAGATCGTATAGTTAACTTTGATTCAAAACAGCCGTCCGTAACCAGGACGTGGCAGTGGGGATTGATTGGGGGCATCTCATTTTTCTTACCGTTTCCAGGCAAGGTTCTTTTCGAGCCATCGGGAAAGACTGGTGAAGGCAAAGCAGATAATAAAATAGATGACGGCGATGAAAAAGAATATCTCGGTAGGATAATTGATCGTCCGGTTGTTAATCTGAGTCGCCACGTGCGTCAATTCGGAAACGCCCACGATAAAGGCCAGGGATGTATCCTTGATCATGGAAACAAACTGATTCACGAAGGAGGGGATCATATTGCGCAGCCCCTGCGGCAGCACGATATAGACCATCGCCTGCCAGGGGTGAAGTCCCGTTGAAAGCGCCGCCTCGGTTTGCTCACGGGGGATACTTTCCACGCCCGCCTTGACGATCTGCGACATATAGGCCGAGGTAAAGAGCGTCAGCGCCATAATGACCGTCCAGCTTTCATTGACGGTATGTCCCAGCAATGCCGGAAGCAGAAAATACATCCAGAATATTACCATTAATAGCGGCATGCCACGAATAATATTAACGATTGTCAGGGAACTATATTTTAGCGCCCGACTATGCGATACACTCATCAGACCAAGCAGCAACCCGCCCAAAAAAGAGAGGAGGCACGCTACCACCGCGAGATACAGGGTAAGGGCAATCCCACCCAGAGGACCATGGGGATACCGTCCGATGAAAAAGTAGGTTAAATTCGTTCCAATAACGGTAAAATCAAAGCCTGTCGGCATATCAGTGAGCCTTCATGGGAGCGAGGAATTTCCTGTTGTAGAGGGTTACCAAACTCGTAATGACCACGGAAAGGACTACGTACACAAGCGTTGCCGCCGTAAATGCTTCAAATCCCTTAAAGGTGTAACTCTCTACCTGGCGTGCCTGGTAGGTAAGCTCCGCAACGCCGATCGTCATTGCCAGGGAAGAGTTCTTGTTCAGGTTGAGAAACTGGTTTATGAGCGGCGGAATGGTTAATCGCACCGCCTGGGGCAAGATGATATACTGCATGGAGCGCAGATACGAAAAGCCGGAGCTTTGCGCCGCCTCCATTTGCTCCTTGGGAATGGAGCGAATGCCGGAGCGAATATCCTCGGCAATAAATGCGGAGGTGTATATGGTTAAAGCAATGACTGCCGCGGAAAATTCAAAATTCAGCGTATTCATCCAGTTGTTCACGGCATCCGGCAATATCTTGTAGGAGCCGAAGTACCAGAAAAATATCTGAACCAGAAGCGGCGTGTTCCGGAAAAATTCCAGATAGCCGTACGCGAACCAGCGGACCGGCCTCACACTGCTCATCCGCATCACCGCAATGAGCAGCCCCAACAAAAAGGAAAAAAAGATGGATATCAGCGAAAGCTGAATCGTGATGTTGAGGCCGGAAACCAGCCACTCAAAATATTTTCCGGAGGTAACTACAGACCAATCGAAGTTATATTTCAGCACGGAACTTTAACTTTGCTCCTCTTCGCCAGCTATTTTAAGAGCAACATCGGGACGAACCGAAGGCCTCAGGGAAACGGGGCGCCCTCAAAGAGGATCACCCCCGGTTTCCCCGTTGCGGATCTACTTCTCCGTTATCCTGTTGCCTTCTGTTATCTTGAAGCTTCCCCTCTTTAGGGCTATAGTAGCGCCGGGACCAAACCACTTATCAAAAATCTTCCTTGCCTCACCGCTTTTCTCCATCTCCAGGAGCGTTTTGTTGACAAAATCAACAAAATTTTTGTCACCCTTGCGCATGCCGAGACCGTATGGCTCGTCTGAAATCTGTATATCCGGTATTTCATACTGATCCTTATTCGGCGCATTGCCCAGCAGGTTTGCCAGAATTGATTCATCGGTGGTCGCAGCAAAAACCTTGCCCTGCTGGAGCGCCAGTAATGCCTGCGGGTAGTCATCAAAGGAGAGGATCGTTGCCTTGGGCAATGCCTTGGACGCATTCTGTTCCGACGTTGATCCCTTTGCGGTTCCGATCCGTTTCCCGTTAAGGTCGGCCAGACTCTTCACCGTTCCCTTTTTTACAATAAATTTCTGCCCCGTAAAAAAGTACGTCAAGCTGAAATCAATCTGCTTGGCCCGTTCAGGGGTGGCCGTCATCGTTGCGGCAATAATGTCAATATTGCCCTCGACCAACTGCGGCATCCGGCTGGCCGAGGTCACCGGTTTCAGTTCAAGCTTCACGCCCAGTTTGTTTGCTATTGCCGCGACAAAATCCACATCATAGCCGATAATCTGACGCGTCTTTTCATCCACGAAGCCAAATCCCGGAGTGGAATCCTTCACTCCCGCCACAAGAACGCCCTTTTTCTTGACCATCTCCAGCGTGTCCGCCGCCAGTAAAGCCCCGCACAGACCGGCAACAATCACCAGAGACATCGCCATAATTGCAACTTTCCTCATATCAAATCCTCCTTAGCAAATTTTGTTGTTTCAGTGCATTGGCGACAGCACTTCCTGCAGGAACTGCTGCGCCCTCTCATGTTTAGGGTTGGTAAAGAATTCTGCCGGACGAGCCTCCTCAAGGATCGCACCGTAATCCATGAAGGCTACATTGTGAGCGACTTCCCTGGCAAATCCCATTTCGTGGGTAACGACGACCATGGTCATCCCCGACCGGGCAAGATCCTGCATGACGGCCAGCACCTCTCCAATCATCTCCGGATCAAGGGCAGAAGTGGGCTCATCAAAAAGCATTATCCTGGGTTTCATGGCAAGGGCACGCGCTATGGCTACCCGCTGCTGCTGACCGCCCGATAACTGTGAAGGGTAAGAATGCACCTTGTCGGCAAGGCCAACCCTTTCCAGGAGGGCCATTGCCTGGTCTTCCGCCGCTTTTTTCCCCGTCTTGCGAATCTTGATGGGGGCAAGCGTGATATTCTTCAAAACGGAGAGATGGGGGTAAAGGTTAAACTGCTGAAAAACGAATCCTATCTCGGCCCGCAGCTTGTTAATATTTGTCTTGGCATCGGACAGGTCCATTCCATCAACGATAAGCGTCCCCTGATCTATAGGCTCAAGCCTGTTTATGGTCCTGATCAAGGTTGATTTTCCGGAACCCGAGGGGCCGCACACTACCAGCACTTCCCCCGGCTCAACGTGCAGGTCCACCCCATTCAGGACATGGAGCTTCGTAAACCATTTGTGAACTCCTTGAAATGTGATCATGCATGACCTCATAAAGGCTCTTTCCAATGATAAAACCGGCGCCAGCAGGATGCAGATATACGACGCACGGAGCTTATACCCTCATTCATCAGAAATAATCAATAGGGATTTGATATTCTTTTTCTCAGGCCTGCAAGTTCGCTCAGCCGTAATAATTGGGTAGAGCCACTCATTTCATACCTTCTTCCCCTGTTCCCGATAGCCAAGAATAATTAGTGGTTGTCCCCAATTATCCCACAGAAGTCTTGATAGAAGGATGATTTAGTGCTAATAAATGCACCGCTCCTCTGTCATGAGTGGCCAGAGGATGGTAAACATCTATTTTAAAGGGGGAATAGCCATGGAAATTAGAATTATCACGGCGGCGCCGGACAAAAAAAAGCCTAAACCGACTGATGAGACAAAACTGGGCTTTGGGAAAATATTCACTGATCACTTCTTCACGATGCCTTATAGCGGCGGCGCCTGGCACGATCCCGTCATCGAACCGTACCGCCCCCTTTCCCTGGCTCCGACTGCCCTGTGTCTGCATTATGCCCAGGAAATCTTTGAAGGTATGAAGGCTTACCGGGGACAGGAGGACGCCATCGCCCTCTTTCGGCCGGCCGAAAACGCAAAGCGGATGAATATGTCGGCCAGGAGGATGTGCATGCCCGAAATTGACCCCGATCTGTTCCTGGCGGCGGTTAAAAAATTAGTGCTGCTGGAAAAGGATTGGATCCCCCGGAGCGAGGGCGCCTCGCTTTACATCCGCCCGACCATGATCGCCACCGAAGCTGCTCTGGGCGTGCATGCCTCCAGTGAATATCTCTTTTTTATTGTTGTCGGACCAGTGGGCGCCTATTACCCGGAGGGTTTTGGTCCCACCAAAATTTACGTCAGCGAAGAATACGTGCGGTCGGTGCGCGGGGCAACGGGATCATGCAAGGCGGCGGGCAACTATGCCGCCAGTCTTTACGCGAGCCGGATCGCCGGTGAAATGGGTTATACCCAGGTGCTGTGGCTGGACGCCCTCGAGCGAAAATATGTGGAAGAAGTGGGCACCAGCAACGCCTTTTTTGTGATTGACGACGAACTGATCACGCCACCCCTGACGGGAGGGGCGATCCTGCCCGGCATTACGCGCGATTCCGTCCTCCAGTTGGCCAGAAGCTGGGGCCTTACGGTTTCCGAACGGCCGCTGGCCATGGACGAGATCCTGGCCGAAGCTGCCCGGGGGCGCCTGCAGGAGGCATTTGCCTCCGGGACGGCGGCCATCGTTTCCCCCATCGGCCATTTCTTCTACAAGGGGCGGGAGCATGTGGTCAATGGCGGCCAGGCCGGCCCGCTGACGGAAAAATTATACAAGGCCCTCCTCGGAATTCAGTATGGCAAAACGGCCGATCCCTTCGGGTGGCGGCTGAAAATATCCTAATAAAGATGAGGCATTCCGTGGTTGGAGCTGATCGTTTATTGCCGTTGGTAGTTGTCCTAGTCGTGGGGGCCCTTTTCTTCACCCTGCCGCAATCAGGGATGGCCCTTTCCCTGGACGAAGTTGTTGCCAACGCTCAGAATGTTTACGAAAATACCGCTGATCTCAAGGCTAATTTTCTCCAGGAACTCACCATGAAGTCCCTCCGTAAAACGAATCGGGAAGAGGGGATTTTTTACTTCAAAAAACCCCGGCAGATGGTCTGGGATTACACCCTGCCCAAAGCGAAAAAAATGGTGGTTAATGCGAAAACGGTGTGGCTTTATATCCCCGCCGACGGCGTTGTTTATGTGCAGAATGCCGCAGAAGTTTTTAAAACACAGGCGATTGTCCGCTTTCTGTCCGGTTGGGGCAAATTGGCGGATGATTTCCATATCACCTTCGCCAGAACCGACGCCCGCACCGATGATGCTGACAAGGACGGCGATTACCAGCTCAAGCTCGTTCCTCACGAACGCGATTTTGGGGTCGCGGAACTTTTTCTCACCTTGGACAAGCAATTTCAAATTTCGAAGGTAAATTTTACCGATAGCTATGGCAATGCGACGCGCCTTGTTTTCCGCGGCATCAAGATCAATAACAATCTGCCGGAAAAGTTTTTCAGCTTCATCCCGCCGGCGGGGACGGAGGTCTATCGCAACCGCTGAATCTTTATTTTGACCAGTAGCGTCGTAACCCAAACGAGGTGTACAAGGAGCAGAGATGAATGACCTTTTGATAGATGACAGTTCCTGCCTTGATCCCCGGGAGGCCCTGGGATGGGAGTGGTTGGAGGTTAATGGCTCCGGCGGGTATGTCTCAAGCAGCGTCATGAATTGCCATACCCGTAAATATCATGGTCTTTTGGTGGCTAATCTTGCTCAACCCGCCGGCCGGCATGTCATGCTTTCCAAATTTGAGGATTCCGTCTGCCTCGGCGCAGAGGAACATTTTTTCTCCTGTCACCAGTATCCCAACTTTTTCTTCCCCCCGGTGCGGCATTGCCTGGGCAAATTCAGTCTCGGCCCGGCCCCCCAATTCACTTATCAGATAGCCGGACAAACAGGCGAAATTATTATTCGCAAGACCGTTATGCTCATGTCGGGCGAGAACTGCGTACTCATCAAGTATGATCTGGAAAATGCCCCGGACGATCTTGTGCTGCGTCTCAAGCCTTTTCTGGCCTGGCGGAATTTCCATGGGCTGGCCAAACAGAATGACCGCTTCGCTGCCGTCACGACGCCCATGAATAATGGCTTTGCTATCACACCCTATCCGGAGATGCCGACTTTATTCATCCGGACGAACGTCAGTTCCCAATTTTTGTCAGCTCCTGACTGGTATAACAATTTCGAGTATCCGGCGGAGCGGGAAAGGGGTTATGGCTGGCAGGAAGACCTTTTCATGCCGGGAGTGCTTTCGGTTGTCGTCCGGAACGGGCAGAGCGTCATCGTGGCCGCTGCGCTGCAGGAAAAGCCTCTGCAACTGCAAAAGAAATGGACATCCGAACTGCAAAGGCGTTCCCGCAATCAGGAGCAAGAGGAAGCTGTCGCCGCCGGTTTTCCGCCGGAAGATCGCGACCATGTCCGGCAACTCCTCCAGGCGGGGCGGCAATTCCTCATTACCAGCCCGGCCGGGCGTCCGGCCATCATCGCCGGCTATCACTGGTTTGGTTCCTGGGGTCGGGAC
This window contains:
- a CDS encoding amino acid ABC transporter ATP-binding protein, which codes for MITFQGVHKWFTKLHVLNGVDLHVEPGEVLVVCGPSGSGKSTLIRTINRLEPIDQGTLIVDGMDLSDAKTNINKLRAEIGFVFQQFNLYPHLSVLKNITLAPIKIRKTGKKAAEDQAMALLERVGLADKVHSYPSQLSGGQQQRVAIARALAMKPRIMLFDEPTSALDPEMIGEVLAVMQDLARSGMTMVVVTHEMGFAREVAHNVAFMDYGAILEEARPAEFFTNPKHERAQQFLQEVLSPMH
- a CDS encoding branched-chain amino acid aminotransferase: MEIRIITAAPDKKKPKPTDETKLGFGKIFTDHFFTMPYSGGAWHDPVIEPYRPLSLAPTALCLHYAQEIFEGMKAYRGQEDAIALFRPAENAKRMNMSARRMCMPEIDPDLFLAAVKKLVLLEKDWIPRSEGASLYIRPTMIATEAALGVHASSEYLFFIVVGPVGAYYPEGFGPTKIYVSEEYVRSVRGATGSCKAAGNYAASLYASRIAGEMGYTQVLWLDALERKYVEEVGTSNAFFVIDDELITPPLTGGAILPGITRDSVLQLARSWGLTVSERPLAMDEILAEAARGRLQEAFASGTAAIVSPIGHFFYKGREHVVNGGQAGPLTEKLYKALLGIQYGKTADPFGWRLKIS
- a CDS encoding outer membrane lipoprotein carrier protein LolA, whose amino-acid sequence is MVGADRLLPLVVVLVVGALFFTLPQSGMALSLDEVVANAQNVYENTADLKANFLQELTMKSLRKTNREEGIFYFKKPRQMVWDYTLPKAKKMVVNAKTVWLYIPADGVVYVQNAAEVFKTQAIVRFLSGWGKLADDFHITFARTDARTDDADKDGDYQLKLVPHERDFGVAELFLTLDKQFQISKVNFTDSYGNATRLVFRGIKINNNLPEKFFSFIPPAGTEVYRNR